The following is a genomic window from Janibacter sp. DB-40.
CTTCCTGCTCGTCTTCGCCGGTGTCGCCCTGTTCGTCGGGTCCTTCCTCATCGTCAACACCTTCGGGATCCTCGTCGCCCAGCGCGGGCGCGAGCTCGCGCTCCTGCGCGCCATCGGGGCCAGCCGACGACAGGTGACCCGCTCGGTCCTCGTCGAGGCATTCATCATCGGCCTCATCGGCGCGACGCTGGGCCTGGCCCTGGGCGTGCTGCTCGCGATGGGGATCCGGACGCTCTTCGCCACCTTCGGCCTGGACATCAGCGGGACCGGGCTGGTCTTCAAGCCGCGGACGATCATCGCGACCTACGTCGTGGGCATCGTCGTGACCATGCTCGCGGCGTGGCTGCCGGCCCACCGGGCCGGGAGGGTCCCGCCGGTCGCCGCCATGCGCGACACCGTCGAGACGGCGAGGAGCCACCCGATCCGCAGCGCGGTGGAGGTCATGGTGCTGGTGGCCGGCCTGCTCGCCTTCCTCTACGGGCTCTTCATCGCCGGGTCGAGGGAGCTGTGGTGGATCGGTGGCGGCATCGCCGGCCTCGTCCTCGGCACGGCCTTCCTCGCCCCCTTCGTCGGGCGCCCGGTGATCTCGGGTCTGGGATGGGTCTACCGCCGTCTCTTCGGCAGCGTCGGCCGGATGGCCGAGCAGAACACCGTGCGCAGCCCCGGCCGGACGGCCGCCACCGCCTCGGCGCTGATGATCGGCATGACCCTCGTCGCACTCATGGGCGTGATCGCCTCCAGCGCGAACGCGAGCATCGACAAGCAGATCGACGAGAGCTTCCGGGCGGACTACGTGCTGAGCAATGCGATCGGCCAGCCGTACTCGTCGCAGATCACCGCCGAGGCCACCCGGGTCGACGGGGTCCGCGCGGTCTCCCCGATCCGTTACGTCCAGTCCACCGTCGACGGGGGTGAGCTGTTCTCCGTCGCGATCGATCCGCGGACCTTCGACGAGGTCGAGGAGCTCGATATGGCCGCCGGATCCGCCGACATCGGCGAGGACTCGGTCCTGCTCTCGACGAGGCACCAGACCGGTCGGGAGGTCGGCGACACGACGACGGTGACCATCGGCGAGGAGACCCGCCAGCTGGAGGTCGCCGGGTTCTTCGAGGACCCGGAGACCTTCGGCACTCCCGACGTGATCCTGAGCGTCGACACCGTGGACGCGATGGGCGGGCAGGGGGCCGACAACATGGCCTTCGTCTTCATCGAGGACGGTGCCGACAGGGAGGCCGTCTCGCAGGACATCGAGCAGCTGATCTCGGCCCAGCCCTTGGTGACCCTGAAGGACCAGGACGCCTTCGCCGACGAGCAGCGCGGCTTCATCAACCAGCTGCTCTACCTCATCTACGCCCTGCTCGGGCTGGCGATCGTCATCGCCGTCCTGGGCATCGTGAACACCCTGGGGTTGTCCGTCCTCGAGCGCACCCGTGAGGTCGGGCTGCTGCGCGCCGTCGGGCTGTCCCGGCGACAGCTGCAGGGGATGATCTGGCTGGAGTCGATCGCCATCGCCCTCCTGGGTGCGCTGCTGGGCATCGCCCTCGGCGTCGTCTCCGGCATCGCGATCCAGCGGGCGCTCGCCGAGGACGGCATCACCGAGCTGGCGATCCCGTGGGCGCAGCTGGCGCTCTTCGTCGGCCTGGCGGGCATCGTCGGCATCCTGGCCGCCATGGTCCCCGCCTGGCGCGCGTCGCGGATGGACGTGCTCGAGGCCATCGCCACGGAGTAACCAACAGGTCAGCGGCACCCCCGAGCTGATGCAGGGCGTGGGTGGCCCGACTCAGGGCGAAGTCCGGACTTCGAGCTCACGGTGCGCGGTGCACCTGCGGTGTCCGGACTTCGTCCCAAGGGCCGCCCGCCCCTGCGTCCGCTCGGTACGGGAGGGAGCCGTTACGGGAGGGAGCCGTCAGCGCCCCATCGACGCCTTGACCCCGTCCTCCGTGCTCGCGTAGGTCTGGCCCGCCTCGGCGAGCACGCGCGAGATGTCGTCGAGGCTCTCCTTGACCGTGCGCTGCGTGGCTCGCCAGTCGCTGACCAGCTCCTGGAAGGAGCCCGAGGCCGCGCCGGTCCAGTCGCTCTGCAGCTGGGTCAGGCGGGTCATCATCGCCGCGACGGAGCTCTCGACCTCCTCGGAGATCTGCGAGATGTCGGAGGCGCTACCGGCGATGCGCTCGGTGTTGACGGTGAAGCTGCTCATGGTGTCCCCTTCGGTCGTTCCGACCGGACGATCCGGCCGTCCCTCAGACCGTATGGGGAGCGCGCGGCCCGTCCCCGGACTTGTCCACAGGTCCCGGCTCCCGGCGCGACCGCTCGAGTGCTTGTGCATAACCGGTGCCCATCCCGAGCACGATGAGACCTCCGACGATGAAGCTGAGCACCCGGGGGATCCCGTCGAGGAAGGCCAGGTCGAAGAACAGCAGCTTGCCGACACTCAGCGCCGTGATGGCCAGCCCCGCCGGGACGGCGAAGGCCGAGCCACGCAGTCCCCTCAGCAGGAGCAGTGCAGCCGTCGCCAGCCACAGCACGGTTGCACCGGTCTGGCCGGCGGTGAAGCCACCCCGCGCGTCGTCGGCGAGGTCGCCCAGGAGGGCGCCGGCGATGATGACGGTGCCGCCCGCCGCGAGGAGCGCGCCCGCGAGCAGCGCCCGGACCGCGATCATGGTGCGGGGGTGGGCCTCGCTGACCGTTTGGGCGAGGGCGAGCAGGAGCACGACCGTGAGCGATGCCGCGACGAGGTGCGCGGGCTCGACCTGCGTCGCCGTGCCGCGGTCGATCGCGTACGGCACGAGAGTCACCGTGAGGACCAACGGCAGGAGCGACGTCACCAGGGTCGCGCGCAGGACGGTGCGGTCGCGCAGCGCGAGCGAGGCCCCGGCCCACAGCACGCCGACCGTGAGCAGCGCCGGAAGCGACCAGTCGGTGCCGTCGGCGACGAGCGCCGCGGCCACCAGCGAGGTGATCCCCGCCGTGTACAGACAGCTCCCGGTGGCCAACAGCGTGTCCCCGCGGCTGCCCGTTGGCAGGCGCCCCGCGGTGAGGGCGGCGACGAGGACGAGCGCGAGGGTCAGCCCGATCATCAGGGTGGTGCCGGTCGCCCGCTCCGCCGCCAGCGCGGCGGAGAGGACCGGCACGGCGACGACCGGGACCGCGATCCCGGCCTGGGCAGGGGTCCGGTCGACCCGGACGCCCGCGAGGCCGGTCGCGAGCACGAAGCCGGCGAGCACGCAGGCGAGCAGGATGACCGCACCGACCGGCTCGTCGAGGGCCGGGAGCAGTGCGATCACGATCGCGGTGGGGACGACCCGGACCAGCTCGAGCACGTGCCACCGCCGTGAGACCTGGGCCGGCCACGAGGCGATCGTCAGGACGAGGAGGAACTGCGCCACGAGCAGCATGTGGTCGTACGCGATGGTCGGCGCGAGCGCGGCCACGCCGAGGACGGCGATGCCGGCGAGCAGCTGGCTGTCCCACGCACGGGCGAGCAGGAGGCCACCGACCGCGACCAGGCCGGCGATGCCGAGGCCGGCCGCCACGGGGACCCACTCGTAGATCCGGGTGACGGCGATGACGTCGAGGTAGGCCGTGGCGAACCCGGTGGCGGCCAGGCCGAGGGCACCGGCGGTGCCGGCCCGCCGACGGCGCACGACGATCGCGGCGGTGACGAGCCCGGCGGCGAGGAGGCCCGCGCTGATGACCCGCGCCAACGGGCCGAAGAAGCCCAGCTGGATCGCCAGCGCCAGCAGGAAGGCCACACCGATGAGCGTGATCCCGGCGCCCACGACGGCCAGCAGGCGGGAGACCAGGCCATCGCGCTGCCACCACGGGGTGGACGGCTGCGACGGTCCGGCCGGCGGCGGCACGTGGGGCGGCCGTTCCCCGGCGAAGGGGGCGTGGGCCACCGGCGGTGCGGTCACCATCCCGGTCGTCCCCGGCGCCGGCGGTGTGGCGTGCGCTGCCGTCGCCGCCGGTGCCACCGGGGGTGCCCCCGCGTCGGGGGCCGGGGCCCACTTGTGCGGGGAGGTCTCGTGGACGAGTCGGGCGCGCAGCCGGGCCAGGTCGTTGCCGACGGCGTACATGCGCGACATGGCCTCGGCGAACTCGTCCTCGAGCTGGCGCACGGCCTGAAGTGTGGGATCCCCTGACATGCTCATGCCCCCAGTGTGCGGATCCCGCACACCGGGGGCATGAGTTCGGCTACTCAGCGCCGCCTCCAGACGCCACACCCGGAGGCGGGGGTAGCACCCCTGTAGGAGCGAGAGGAAGTCGGCCCCCGCATCGGGGGGAGGGAAACGAGCAGGTCGGCCGCTCTTCCTCTCTTCTGTGCTCCTGCGTCCCACTGTGCACCGTCGTCCTTGGGAGGCGCTGGTACCAGGCTGGGATTCCCCTGTGATTGCTCAGGCGTCGCGCTCCGGGGCCGTCCCGAGCGTGACATCGATCGTCATCCTCTCGCCGTCGCGGATGACGGTCAGCGGGACCTGCGAGTCGATCTGGCGCGCGCGGACCAGACCGACGAGGGACTCGGCCCCGGTCACGCGGGAGTCGCCGATGGCGACCACGAGGTCACCCTCGGCCAGACCGGCCTCGTCGGCCGGGCTCCCGTCGCTCACGCTGCGGATCTCGGCGCCGCTGTGGGTCGCCGACCCCTCCTTCGCGGTCCCGTCGGCCGGCACCACGCCGAGGAAGGCGTGCTCGGCCTCACCGTCCTCGATGAGCTGCTCGGCGATCCACGTGGCCTCGTCGACCGGGATGGCGAAGCCGATCCCGATGTTGCCACTCTGGCCGGACGCGCCCACGGTGGCGATCGAGGAGTTGATCCCCACCAGCCGGCCGGAGGCGTCGACGAGGGCGCCGCCCGAGTTGCCCGGGTTGATCGCGGCCGAGGTCTGGATGGCGGCCGTCACCACCGGCTGTCCCTGCTGCGCGGAGGGGGACTGCCCCCCTTCGCTCCGGGCGGTGGAGACCGGCCGGTCGAGGGCGCTGACGATGCCGGTGGTGACCGTCCCGGCCAGACCGAGCGGGTTGCCGGCGGCCATGACCGGGTCGCCGACCTGCAGGTCCTTGGAGGATCCGACGGTGATCGGGTCGATGTCCTTCGGCGGGTCGGCGATCGTCAGGACGGCGAGGTCCGTCGAGGGGTCGGTGCCCGCGACGGTCGCGTCGTAGGTGGCGCCGTCGGACAGGGTGACGGTGATCTGCGGGTCCGGCCCGGCGCCGGAGACGACGTGGTTGTTGGTCAGCACGTGGCCCTGCTCGTCGAGGATGACGCCCGACCCCTCGCCGCCGCCCCCCTGGCCGCGCACCCCGACGGCGACGACGCTCGGGGTGACCGCGTCGGTCACGGCATTCCAGTCCGGTGAGTCCTCCGCGCCGGAGCTGACCGGGACGGTCTGGGAGGAGGACGCGGACGAGGTCGCGCTCGCCCCGGTGGCGCCGGTGGCGTCCGGCCCCTCGTCGGTCACCGCGATCACTCCCCACGTCCCGCCGGCCGCCAGGGCAGCGGAGAGGAGCGAGACGGTCGCCAGCTCACCGATCCGCCGCCCGCGGCGGCGCGGGGGCGGGGGCTGTGGCTGGTACGACGTCGGTGGGGCGGTCGGCTGCTGGTCCATCGTGGGCTCCTTGGTGTGGGTGCCTCTCCAGCGTGCCTTGCCCAGTTCGAATGTCCCTTGACGTTGGCTGACAGGTCGCTGGACGCGGTTGCCTCAGAGGGCCCGCCGTGCCGCGGTGGGGAACTCGACTCGGAAGGTCGCGCCGCCGCCCGGGGTGGTGTGCGCACTCACGGTGCCGTCGTGCTGGTCGACGATCGCCGCCACGATCGCCAGACCGAGACCGCTGCCGCCCCGGGCACGGGAGCGGGCCTTGTCGACGCGGTAGAAGCGCTCGAAGACCTTGCCGGCCACCTCCGGGTCGATGCCGACGCCGTGGTCGCGGACCTCGAGGACGGCCTTGCCGTCGTCGACGCCGGTGGCGACCTCGACCGGGACCCCCTCTTCGGTGTGCATCAGGGCGTTGGCCAGGAGGTTGCCGAGGACCTGGCGCAGGCGGGCGTCGTCCCCGCGGAGCGTGACCGGCTCCAGCTCGCCGTCGAGGCCGACGAGGGAGATCGAGCGTTCGGGCATCCGCACCCGTGCGTCGTGCACGGTCTCCGCGCACAACACGACCAGGTCGATGTCGGTCCACTCCAGCGGGCGCTGGTCGTCCAGCCGCGCGAGGAGCAGGAGGTCGTCGACGAGGCCGCCCATCCGGCGGGCCTCGCCCTCGATGCGGTCCATCGCCTGCCCGATGTGCTCGGGGTCCTGGACCGCGCCCTGCCGGTAGAGCTCGGCATAGCCGCGCACCGTCGCCAGCGGGGTGCGCAGCTCGTGGCTCGCGTCGGCGACGAACTGGCGCATCTTCAGCTCCGATGCCTCCTGGACGCCGAAGCTGCGCTCGATCTGCACGAGCATCGAGTTCAGCGAGTCGCTGAGGCTGGCCACCTCGTCGTGGCTGGATCGCACGGGCACGCGCCGGGTGAGGTCGCCGGCGGCGATGGCGGCTGCGGTGTCCTCGATGCGGCGAAGGGGGCGGAAGGCCCGTCGGGTGGCGTACCACCCGAGGACCCCGCCGGCCACGACCGCCGAGAGGCTGACCACGGTCGAGACGATGGTGAAGCGCTTCATCGTCTGGTTGACACCGGCCAGGGACATCCCCACGGCGAAGGTCGAGTTGTCGGTGTAGCGACCGGCGATGACCCGCCACCGCATGTTTCCGTCGACCGAGTCGACGGTGAAGGGGGCGCCGGTCTGCACGAGCTGGCCGGTCGGGGCCAGGGGCGGGACGTCGGGACGGACGTCCACCCCGGTCGGACCCTGGTACTCCCACGAGGAGCCGTCCGCGGGTTGGTGCAGCAGGAAGAAGTTCGTCGGTCCGCCCCTGGCTCTGCGCTCGTAGAAGGCGGTGTCGCGGGTGGAGGAGATGTTGTCCTCGGCGATGGGGATCGCCACCGCCCGCAGCTGGTCGTCGACGTTCTGCTCGAGGTCGCGCTGGAGCAGGAAGGCCGTGGCCGCCGCCGTCGTCGTCAGCGCCGCCAGCAGGATGGCGAGCAGGATCGCGATCAGCCGCCAGGTGAGGGGCATCCTCTCCAGACGGCTGATGACCAGCTCGTTGATCTGCTGCACGGCGTGCTTACTCCGGGGGGAGGCGAAGGACGTACCCGAATCCGCGCTTGGTGTGGATCAGTGGTGGCAGGTCGCCGGTGTCGATCTTGCGGCGCAGGTAGGAGATGTAGGACTCGACGATGCCGAGCTCACCGCGGAAGTCGTAGTCCCACACGTGGTCGAGGATCTGGGTCTTCGACAGCACCCGGTTGGGGTTGAGCATGAGGTAGCGCAGCAGCTTGAACTCTGTCGGGGAGACGTCGATGGAGACGCCGGCGCGGCGCACCTCGTGCGCGTCGTCGTCCAGCTCGAGGTCGGCGAAGCGGAGCACCGACTCCGAGGAGGGCACGTCCGTGGTGCGGCGCAGGATCACCCGGATGCGGGCGATGACCTCCTCGAGGGAGAACGGCTTGGTCACGTAGTCGTCACCGCCGACGGTCAGCCCCTTGAGCTTGTCGTCGAGGGAGTCGCGGGCGGTGAGGAAGAGGATCGGCTGGTGG
Proteins encoded in this region:
- a CDS encoding FtsX-like permease family protein; this translates as MLKASMKSLLARKARLLMSAMAIILGAAFVAGSLVFTDTLERTFDGIFAGTVGDVVVQPEQVDEFGGSTGASLTAEEVAALADLPGAARADGNVEAMGVFVVGENGNVVGGQGAPAMAFNYNDAPNQFGEAPITLTEGRAPTSEGEVAVDELTLEQSGHEVGDDITLVTAGDRPKISATVVGALTFGEGGVAGASISVFDTETMQAYFMDGKDEYSTAWVTAKDGVENAELVEQAEPLTPEAYETLTGAELSDRNENSLEEALGFITTFLLVFAGVALFVGSFLIVNTFGILVAQRGRELALLRAIGASRRQVTRSVLVEAFIIGLIGATLGLALGVLLAMGIRTLFATFGLDISGTGLVFKPRTIIATYVVGIVVTMLAAWLPAHRAGRVPPVAAMRDTVETARSHPIRSAVEVMVLVAGLLAFLYGLFIAGSRELWWIGGGIAGLVLGTAFLAPFVGRPVISGLGWVYRRLFGSVGRMAEQNTVRSPGRTAATASALMIGMTLVALMGVIASSANASIDKQIDESFRADYVLSNAIGQPYSSQITAEATRVDGVRAVSPIRYVQSTVDGGELFSVAIDPRTFDEVEELDMAAGSADIGEDSVLLSTRHQTGREVGDTTTVTIGEETRQLEVAGFFEDPETFGTPDVILSVDTVDAMGGQGADNMAFVFIEDGADREAVSQDIEQLISAQPLVTLKDQDAFADEQRGFINQLLYLIYALLGLAIVIAVLGIVNTLGLSVLERTREVGLLRAVGLSRRQLQGMIWLESIAIALLGALLGIALGVVSGIAIQRALAEDGITELAIPWAQLALFVGLAGIVGILAAMVPAWRASRMDVLEAIATE
- a CDS encoding WXG100 family type VII secretion target, coding for MSSFTVNTERIAGSASDISQISEEVESSVAAMMTRLTQLQSDWTGAASGSFQELVSDWRATQRTVKESLDDISRVLAEAGQTYASTEDGVKASMGR
- a CDS encoding DUF2339 domain-containing protein, with amino-acid sequence MSMSGDPTLQAVRQLEDEFAEAMSRMYAVGNDLARLRARLVHETSPHKWAPAPDAGAPPVAPAATAAHATPPAPGTTGMVTAPPVAHAPFAGERPPHVPPPAGPSQPSTPWWQRDGLVSRLLAVVGAGITLIGVAFLLALAIQLGFFGPLARVISAGLLAAGLVTAAIVVRRRRAGTAGALGLAATGFATAYLDVIAVTRIYEWVPVAAGLGIAGLVAVGGLLLARAWDSQLLAGIAVLGVAALAPTIAYDHMLLVAQFLLVLTIASWPAQVSRRWHVLELVRVVPTAIVIALLPALDEPVGAVILLACVLAGFVLATGLAGVRVDRTPAQAGIAVPVVAVPVLSAALAAERATGTTLMIGLTLALVLVAALTAGRLPTGSRGDTLLATGSCLYTAGITSLVAAALVADGTDWSLPALLTVGVLWAGASLALRDRTVLRATLVTSLLPLVLTVTLVPYAIDRGTATQVEPAHLVAASLTVVLLLALAQTVSEAHPRTMIAVRALLAGALLAAGGTVIIAGALLGDLADDARGGFTAGQTGATVLWLATAALLLLRGLRGSAFAVPAGLAITALSVGKLLFFDLAFLDGIPRVLSFIVGGLIVLGMGTGYAQALERSRREPGPVDKSGDGPRAPHTV
- a CDS encoding trypsin-like peptidase domain-containing protein, giving the protein MDQQPTAPPTSYQPQPPPPRRRGRRIGELATVSLLSAALAAGGTWGVIAVTDEGPDATGATGASATSSASSSQTVPVSSGAEDSPDWNAVTDAVTPSVVAVGVRGQGGGGEGSGVILDEQGHVLTNNHVVSGAGPDPQITVTLSDGATYDATVAGTDPSTDLAVLTIADPPKDIDPITVGSSKDLQVGDPVMAAGNPLGLAGTVTTGIVSALDRPVSTARSEGGQSPSAQQGQPVVTAAIQTSAAINPGNSGGALVDASGRLVGINSSIATVGASGQSGNIGIGFAIPVDEATWIAEQLIEDGEAEHAFLGVVPADGTAKEGSATHSGAEIRSVSDGSPADEAGLAEGDLVVAIGDSRVTGAESLVGLVRARQIDSQVPLTVIRDGERMTIDVTLGTAPERDA
- a CDS encoding HAMP domain-containing sensor histidine kinase codes for the protein MQQINELVISRLERMPLTWRLIAILLAILLAALTTTAAATAFLLQRDLEQNVDDQLRAVAIPIAEDNISSTRDTAFYERRARGGPTNFFLLHQPADGSSWEYQGPTGVDVRPDVPPLAPTGQLVQTGAPFTVDSVDGNMRWRVIAGRYTDNSTFAVGMSLAGVNQTMKRFTIVSTVVSLSAVVAGGVLGWYATRRAFRPLRRIEDTAAAIAAGDLTRRVPVRSSHDEVASLSDSLNSMLVQIERSFGVQEASELKMRQFVADASHELRTPLATVRGYAELYRQGAVQDPEHIGQAMDRIEGEARRMGGLVDDLLLLARLDDQRPLEWTDIDLVVLCAETVHDARVRMPERSISLVGLDGELEPVTLRGDDARLRQVLGNLLANALMHTEEGVPVEVATGVDDGKAVLEVRDHGVGIDPEVAGKVFERFYRVDKARSRARGGSGLGLAIVAAIVDQHDGTVSAHTTPGGGATFRVEFPTAARRAL
- a CDS encoding response regulator transcription factor, encoding MSTHETDTGPSPRLLVVEDEPNIRELLATSLRFAGFEVDVAGDGATAMDIVHRVEPDLIVLDVMLPDTDGFEIASSLRASERHQPILFLTARDSLDDKLKGLTVGGDDYVTKPFSLEEVIARIRVILRRTTDVPSSESVLRFADLELDDDAHEVRRAGVSIDVSPTEFKLLRYLMLNPNRVLSKTQILDHVWDYDFRGELGIVESYISYLRRKIDTGDLPPLIHTKRGFGYVLRLPPE